The proteins below are encoded in one region of Reichenbachiella sp. 5M10:
- a CDS encoding HlyD family secretion protein — MSLIKKNLLYVLWVVIGGLLALVSFQSYNSTTSILAQVEPQKHAISYHKAVRVKEIFVLPGQEVKKGDPLLKVERQDLLLEVDNMKNNLERLQSQISIYQIEKQHEMDLAQMDVDLITSDNQAEIERLKLLLQQQAEIAQSIESLNISPSGNTSTDRSYVQLRIEVLREEISHAKQQYQLKKKKLNTLYELKIKESENEMKQYDDQLVLLQQEESELYQVAKEDGTVGNILIEQDELASPFTTLMTIYAHDPSVIRALINERQNAELNTGQSVIVESTNRAYHVSGTISEIGSRIIEYPSRLKINQELPMYGREIFIKIPDQSNFLHGEKVYVKLK, encoded by the coding sequence ATGAGTTTGATCAAAAAAAATCTCCTATACGTCCTTTGGGTTGTCATCGGTGGACTGTTGGCTTTGGTTTCGTTTCAATCCTACAACTCTACGACATCCATCCTAGCACAGGTCGAGCCCCAAAAACACGCCATCAGTTACCACAAAGCGGTGCGCGTCAAAGAAATTTTTGTCCTTCCAGGCCAGGAAGTCAAAAAAGGTGACCCCCTACTCAAAGTCGAGCGCCAAGACCTCCTCCTCGAAGTGGATAACATGAAAAATAATCTGGAACGCCTCCAATCACAGATTTCCATCTATCAGATCGAAAAACAACATGAGATGGACCTGGCACAGATGGACGTAGACCTCATCACCAGTGACAATCAGGCCGAAATCGAACGCCTCAAACTCCTCCTGCAGCAGCAAGCGGAGATCGCCCAAAGCATCGAAAGCCTCAACATCAGCCCAAGTGGCAATACCTCCACAGATCGCTCCTATGTCCAACTCCGTATCGAAGTGCTCCGCGAAGAAATCAGCCATGCCAAACAGCAATACCAGCTGAAAAAGAAAAAACTCAACACACTCTATGAGCTCAAAATCAAAGAATCCGAAAATGAAATGAAGCAATACGACGATCAACTGGTGCTGCTCCAGCAAGAAGAAAGCGAACTCTACCAAGTCGCCAAAGAAGACGGTACGGTCGGTAACATCCTCATCGAGCAGGACGAACTCGCCTCGCCTTTCACCACGCTGATGACCATCTATGCACACGACCCCTCTGTGATCCGCGCCTTGATCAACGAGCGTCAAAATGCAGAACTAAACACCGGTCAATCCGTCATTGTCGAGTCAACCAACCGAGCCTACCACGTATCAGGTACCATCTCCGAGATCGGATCACGCATCATCGAATATCCCTCACGGCTCAAAATCAACCAAGAACTACCGATGTACGGTCGAGAGATTTTCATCAAAATCCCCGACCAAAGTAATTTCCTCCATGGGGAAAAAGTCTACGTAAAACTGAAATGA
- a CDS encoding DUF4956 domain-containing protein: MFDVLTDGDFYEFPSFEVALFSILLSFVLSSAISFTYHLTSQGTALSRNFIQAMILSSIVTCMVIMAVGNNVAAGFGIMGAIAIVRFRLRIENPRNIIFIFAALSVGIASGVYGYSIAIAGTLVYCMIAGILYFSPYGSKQLNQEFSLGFLLLTETSEKTMHDFLKEKCQDYRMLSVSSRSRGDRYEFFLTLSTGHSKDTFYTELKAKEGFESIKLERSDNLTQL; this comes from the coding sequence ATGTTTGATGTATTGACTGACGGGGACTTCTATGAATTCCCCTCCTTTGAGGTAGCACTCTTTTCTATCTTGCTATCCTTTGTGCTGAGTAGCGCGATTAGCTTCACGTATCACTTGACCAGCCAAGGGACTGCGCTTTCGCGCAATTTTATCCAAGCCATGATCTTGAGTTCTATCGTGACCTGTATGGTCATCATGGCTGTGGGCAACAACGTCGCAGCGGGATTCGGTATCATGGGAGCGATCGCCATTGTGCGTTTTCGTCTCAGGATAGAAAACCCACGAAACATCATATTCATCTTCGCAGCACTCTCCGTCGGGATCGCTTCTGGGGTCTATGGCTATTCGATTGCCATAGCGGGGACTTTGGTCTACTGTATGATCGCTGGCATTCTCTATTTCTCCCCCTATGGCAGCAAACAACTCAATCAGGAGTTCAGCCTTGGTTTTCTCCTCCTGACGGAAACGTCTGAGAAAACCATGCATGATTTCTTGAAAGAAAAATGCCAAGACTACCGCATGCTCTCCGTCTCTAGCAGAAGCCGTGGCGACCGCTACGAATTCTTCTTGACCCTGAGCACTGGACACAGCAAGGACACCTTCTACACCGAGCTCAAAGCCAAAGAGGGATTCGAAAGCATCAAGTTGGAAAGAAGTGATAACCTGACACAGCTATGA